From the genome of Pygocentrus nattereri isolate fPygNat1 chromosome 25, fPygNat1.pri, whole genome shotgun sequence, one region includes:
- the ca7 gene encoding carbonic anhydrase 7 has translation MEEPARCSPALIPKGANREVRRKQELPSNPASSASISCEGGVTTRARLPLLPVNHTALEIPPPVRAGIHLQLPQRDQSSPSVCTFLFTVQHLSSAMTGHRWGYGEDDGPSAWHKDYPIAEGPRQSPINIVPEEAVYDSNLTPITLNYDNCASVNISNNGHSVVVDFDDADDRSVMQGGPLDSTYRLKQFHFHWGGKGCHGSEHTVSGKTYTSELHLVHWNSARYSSFGEAVAAPDGLAVLGIFLERGDEHRGLHAITDALYMVKFKGTVADFRDFNPKCLLPRNLNYWTYPGSLTTPPLYESVTWIILAEPIVVSEKQMGKFRMLLFSGEEEEDRKRMENNFRPPQPLKGRTVRASFK, from the exons ATGGAAGAGCCGGCACGCTGTAGCCCCGCCCTAATCCCAAAGGGAGCCAATAGAGAGGTGCGTCGTAAACAGGAATTACCGTCTAATCCAGCCTCTTCTGCTTCAATCAGCTGTGAAGGGGGCGTGACTACACGGGCTCGCCTCCCACTGCTGCCAGTGAACCACACTGCCTTAGAAATTCCTCCACCTGTGCGAGCTGGTATTCACCTCCAGCTGCCGCAGCGGGATCAGTCGTCTCCCTCCGTCTGCACCTTCCTCTTCACCGTCCAGCACCTCTCCAGCGCGATGACCGGCCATCGGTGGGGTTACGGGGAGGACGATG GTCCGTCTGCGTGGCACAAAGACTATCCCATCGCTGAGGGTCCCCGCCAGTCCCCCATTAACATCGTTCCTGAAGAAGCGGTTTATGACAGCAACCTGACGCCCATCACGCTCAACTATGACAACTGCGCCTCCGTCAACATATCCAACAACGGCCATTCTGTGGTGGTGGATTTTGACGATGCGGATGACAGATCAG TGATGCAGGGAGGCCCCCTGGACAGCACATATCGACTCAAACAGTTCCATTTCCACTGGGGAGGGAAGGGCTGCCATGGCTCTGAACACACCGTCAGTGGGAAAACCTACACATCTGAG CTACATCTGGTTCATTGGAATTCTGCCCGATATAGTTCATTTGGAGAAGCCGTGGCTGCCCCTGATGGTTTGGCTGTGCTTGGCATCTTTCTGGAG AGAGGAGATGAACACAGAGGTCTGCATGCGATAACCGATGCCTTGTACATGGTTAAATTCAAG GGAACCGTTGCTGATTTCAGAGACTTTAACCCTAAGTGCCTGCTGCCTCGTAATTTGAATTACTGGACCTATCCTGGCTCACTGACCACTCCTCCACTGTATGAAAGTGTCACATGGATCATCCTGGCCGAACCTATTGTGGtctcagagaaacag ATGGGAAAGTTCAGGATGCTTCTCTTTAgtggagaggaagaagaagatcGGAAACGGATGGAAAACAACTTCCGGCCCCCGCAGCCGCTGAAGGGCAGGACGGTCCGCGCCTCCTTTAAGTAG